From the Pseudomonas sp. SORT22 genome, one window contains:
- a CDS encoding bile acid:sodium symporter family protein, whose protein sequence is MKYLRMLFDNFTLALLGIILIATLLPCEGSGAVLFGWLTNLAIGLLFFLHGAKLSREAVAAGAGHWRLHLLVFACTFVMFPLLGMLLKPLLLPLVGDELYLGVLYLCALPATVQSAIAFTSLARGNVPAAICSAAASSLLGIVLTPLLVVLLMGVEGDSGSSLDAVLKIVVQLLVPFVAGQLARRWIGAWVARNARWLKSVDQGSILLVVYTAFSDAVVSGLWHAVPASRLLGLALVCCLLLALVLWLTGALGRWLGFNLEDRITILFAGSKKSMATGVPMAQVLFVGGGIGAMILPLMLFHQIQLMVCAVLAQRYAARTEEPSLTTEPL, encoded by the coding sequence ATGAAGTACCTGCGGATGCTGTTCGACAATTTCACCCTGGCGCTGCTCGGGATCATCCTCATTGCCACGCTGCTGCCCTGCGAAGGCAGTGGCGCCGTGCTGTTCGGCTGGTTGACCAACCTTGCCATCGGCCTGCTGTTCTTTTTGCATGGCGCCAAGCTGTCGCGCGAGGCGGTCGCCGCCGGTGCCGGGCACTGGCGCCTGCACCTGCTGGTGTTTGCCTGCACCTTTGTGATGTTTCCGCTACTGGGCATGCTGCTCAAGCCGCTGTTGCTGCCGCTGGTGGGCGATGAACTGTACCTGGGCGTGCTGTACCTGTGCGCCTTGCCGGCCACGGTGCAGTCGGCCATCGCCTTTACCTCGCTGGCCCGTGGCAACGTACCGGCGGCGATCTGCAGCGCGGCGGCGTCGAGTTTGCTCGGCATCGTCTTGACGCCGTTGCTGGTGGTGCTGCTGATGGGCGTCGAGGGTGACAGCGGCTCGAGCCTCGATGCCGTGCTGAAGATCGTTGTGCAACTGCTGGTGCCGTTCGTGGCCGGGCAACTGGCGCGGCGCTGGATCGGCGCCTGGGTGGCGCGCAATGCCCGCTGGTTGAAGAGCGTCGACCAGGGTTCGATCCTGCTGGTGGTTTATACCGCCTTCAGCGATGCGGTGGTCAGCGGCCTGTGGCATGCAGTACCTGCGTCGCGCCTGCTGGGCCTGGCGCTGGTCTGCTGCCTGCTGCTGGCGCTGGTGCTGTGGCTGACCGGCGCGCTTGGGCGCTGGCTGGGCTTCAACCTCGAAGACCGCATCACCATTTTGTTTGCCGGCTCGAAAAAAAGCATGGCCACCGGCGTGCCGATGGCCCAGGTGCTGTTCGTCGGCGGCGGTATCGGTGCAATGATCCTGCCGCTGATGCTGTTCCACCAGATCCAGCTGATGGTCTGCGCGGTACTGGCCCAGCGCTATGCCGCGCGTACTGAAGAACCCTCGCTTACAACAGAACCCCTTTGA
- a CDS encoding bestrophin family ion channel encodes MIIQPQKPSIRVLLFSLKGSIIPAIWRKVLYTVLISSAVVATHGTLFEYKVILTATPFTLWGLTLAIFLGFRNTVAYQRFWEARTLWGELLIVSRNLTRQTLSLLPDLDANQRRALLDPLIAFAYVLRDQLRGTPACADRQRLLDTPTRTTLASSDAPASRLLGLLGQRFMAQARDAGAGEVIQANLDQQLNRLSYVLGGCERIKNTPIPYPYILMLHRIVHVYCFLLPFCLVDSIGWFTPFAVCVLAYTFFGLDALGDQIADPFDTQPNDLALDAMCRNLEIAVRELADEAAPAPLQPVKGVLL; translated from the coding sequence ATGATCATCCAGCCACAAAAACCCTCCATCCGCGTCCTGCTGTTTTCGCTCAAGGGCTCGATCATCCCGGCGATCTGGCGCAAGGTGCTGTACACCGTGCTGATCAGCTCGGCAGTGGTAGCCACCCATGGCACCCTGTTCGAGTACAAGGTGATCCTCACCGCCACGCCCTTTACCCTCTGGGGCCTGACCCTGGCGATCTTCCTCGGCTTTCGCAACACCGTGGCCTACCAGCGCTTCTGGGAAGCGCGCACGCTGTGGGGCGAGCTGCTGATCGTCAGCCGCAACCTGACCCGCCAGACCCTGAGCCTGCTGCCCGACCTCGACGCCAACCAGCGCCGCGCCCTGCTCGACCCCTTGATTGCATTCGCCTACGTGCTGCGTGACCAGTTGCGCGGCACCCCGGCCTGCGCCGACCGCCAACGCCTGCTCGACACGCCGACGCGCACCACCTTGGCCAGCAGCGATGCGCCTGCCAGCCGCCTGCTCGGCCTGCTCGGCCAGCGCTTCATGGCCCAGGCCCGCGATGCCGGCGCCGGCGAGGTGATCCAGGCCAACCTCGACCAGCAGCTCAACCGGCTGTCGTACGTGCTTGGCGGTTGCGAGCGGATCAAAAACACGCCCATCCCCTACCCCTACATCCTCATGCTGCACCGCATCGTCCACGTCTACTGCTTCCTGCTGCCGTTCTGCCTGGTCGACAGCATCGGCTGGTTCACGCCGTTTGCCGTGTGCGTGCTGGCCTATACCTTCTTCGGCCTGGATGCCCTGGGTGACCAGATCGCCGACCCGTTCGACACCCAGCCCAACGACCTGGCCCTGGACGCCATGTGCCGCAACCTGGAAATCGCCGTGCGCGAGCTGGCCGATGAGGCGGCGCCGGCACCACTGCAACCGGTCAAAGGGGTTCTGTTGTAA